A window of Clostridiales bacterium genomic DNA:
ATTCTTAAGACTGCAGGCCTTAGAACTTACAAAACTTGAATCTGGCGAATGAGTGCTCAAAATAACATGATCTCATAGAATTGAAGGATTGTACTAATTTTTGCTTTACTGATTGGTAAAAGTGTAATAATATAATAAATATAGCGAACGCATGTTCTTAAAAGCATGCCAAAGGAGTTGGACGTTATGGGTGAATTTAAAATAGTGTCTTCGTTTAAACCTCAGGGCGATCAGCCGGAGGCCATAAAAAAATTAACCGAAAGCATAAATAAAGGGAATAAATTTCAAACTCTCCTCGGAGTTACAGGTTCGGGAAAAACATTTACCCTTGCAAATATAATCGAAAGAGTGCGCAAGCCTACAATCGTTATAGCGCATAACAAGACTCTTGCAGCTCAGCTGTGCAGCGAGTTCAAGGAAATTTTTCCAAACAATGCAGTCGAGTATTTTGTGAGCTATTATGATTATTACCAGCCAGAAGCATATGTGCCTCAGACGGATACATATATAGAAAAGGATGCAGCTATAAACGATGAAATAGATAAACTCCGGCATTCAGCGACATCTGCTTTATTTGAAAGGCGCGATGTAATAATCGTTGCCAGCGTATCGTGCATATACGGGCTTGGCGATCCTGAAGAATACAACAACTTATCGCTGTCTTTGAGAGTTGGAATGAATAAGGACAGGGACGAAATACTCAGGCGATTAGTGGATATACAATATGAAAGAAATGATATAAACTTTGTAAGAGGGACGTTCAGGGTCAGGGGCGATGTGGTTGAAATATTTCCGGCTTCCCAGTCGGATAGGGCTATCAGAGTGGAAATGTTTGGAGATGAAATAGACAGGATTTCGGAAATCGATGTTCTGACGGGAGAGATACTGGGAGAGAGAAAGCACGTGATAATATTTCCGGCATCCCATTTTGCCACATCCGGTGAAAAGCTGGAAAAGGCCATAAGTTCCATTGAGATCGAGTTAAAAGAAAGGCTTGAAGTTTTAAGGGGGGAAGATAAGCTCCTCGAAGCCCAGAGGCTTGAACAGCGTACAAAATATGACATAGAGATGATGAGGGAAGTCGGGTACTGCTCGGGAATAGAAAATTATTCGAGGCATATGGACGGCAGAAGGCCGGGAACACCCCCGTATACTCTTCTCGATTATTTCCCAGATGATTATCTCATGATAATAGACGAATCTCATGTCAGCCTGCCGCAGCTCCGGGCGATGTACGCAGGCGACAAATCAAGGAAGGACAGCCTTGTGGAATACGGGTTCAGGCTTCCGTCAGCATATGACAACAGGCCCCTTAAATTTGGAGAATTTGAGAAAAAGATAAATCAGGTGATATTCGTAAGCGCGACTCCCGGCCCTTATGAATATGAGCATTCAAAAGTTGTTGCAGAGCAGGTCATAAGGCCCACGGGAATAGTAGATCCTGAAATAAAAATAAGGCCTGTAAAGGGACAGATCGATGATCTTATAGGAACAATAAACAAAGTTACGAAAAATGGTTTCAGGGTCCTGGTGACAACGCTTACAAAAAAGATGGCTGAGGACCTGACGGATTATTTGAAAGATGTCGGAATAAAAGTAAAATATCTGCATTCGGATATTGAAACCATAGAAAGAATGAAAATAATCAGGGATTTAAGGCTTGGAACTTTTGATGTGCTTGTCGGCATAAACCTGCTAAGGGAAGGGCTTGACCTGCCCGAAGTCGCGCTGGTCGCGATACTCGACGCCGACAAGGAAGGTTTTCTGCGTTCCGAAACATCCCTTATACAGACCATAGGCAGAGCTGCAAGAAATACACAAAGCAAGGTAATAATGTATGCAGATACCATTACAGATTCTATGAAAAGGGCGATGGATGAAACTAACAGGAGGAGAAGAATACAGATAAAGTTCAATGAGGATCATAATATAATACCCAAAACTATCAAAAAACCTGTATTTGATGTAATCGAGGCGACCACGCCGGTTAAGGGCAGAAACCATAATAATGCGCGTGATTTGGGCAGGATGAAGAAGGATGACATAAAGCAGATGATAACAAGGCTTGAAAAGGAAATGAAGGACGCCGCAAAGAAAATGGAATTTGAAAGGGCGGCAGAGCTCAGGGATGTAATATTCGAGTTAAAGCTCAAACATGGCATATAAAGTGTCTCTTCGATTGCTGTGAGCTTAGCGATTGGAATAATTATTCTTCAAATCTATGTATACATCTGCGATGAGCATATTTTAAATTCAGCGGATGAAGTGTTTAAAACATCACAACCGCTATGAATCGAAGATAAATTATTTGTCTATAATTGAATATAATGCGACTATAGTACTGGAAGGTGAATGTATGTCAAAAAACAGCATAATTATAAAAGGGGCGAGAGAACACAATTTAAAAAATGTAGATCTGGAGATTCCAAGAGACAAGTTTATTGTATTTACAGGGCTTTCAGGCTCCGGTAAATCTTCACTTGCCTTTGATACTATATATGCTGAAGGTCAGAGAAGATATGTAGAATCTCTTTCAGCTTATGCAAGGCAGTTTTTAGGCCAGATGGACAAGCCAGATGTGGATTATATTGAGGGATTGTCCCCTGCTATTTCGATAGACCAGAAAACTACCAGCAGAAATCCAAGGTCAACTGTTGGCACCGTTACTGAAATATATGATTATTACAGGTTGCTTTATGCCAGAATAGGAATTCCCCATTGCCCGCAATGCGGGAAGGAAATAACGCAGCAATCGGTCGATCAGATGGCGGACAGGATAATCGGCATAGGTGAAGGCAAAAGGATACAGATACTGGCACCGGTGATACGCGGTAGGAAGGGCGAACATGTAAAGATACTCGAGGGTATAAAGAAAAACGGATTTGTAAGGGCAAGGATTGACGGGAAGGTCAGGGAACTAAGCGATGAAATAAAGCTTGAAAAAAACGTAAAACATACGATAGAGGTAATAGTCGACAGGATCATTATAAGAGAGAACATACGAAGAAGGCTTGTTGACTCTCTGGAGACTGCGCTTAAAATGGGCGAAGGTTTTGTAATCGTAGATGTAATAGGTTCGAAAGAAATGTTCTTCAGCGAGAAATTTGCCTGCCCGGACTGCGGAATAAGCATTGAAGATCTGGCTCCGAGGATGTTCTCATTTAACAGCCCTTTCGGAAAATGCCCGAAATGTGACGGGTTGGGGACCTTGATGGAAATGGATCCGGACTTGATAATACCCGATAAGAATAAGTCCATAGACGGAGGGGCTATCGATGTCTGGAAGACATTCCGAGAGGATACATGGACATATAATGTAGTACAGGCACTTGCCAAAAGGTATGATTTCAGATTGGATGTTCCTGTTAAAGATTTGCCACAGGGAATAATAGATATCTTATTATATGGCACAAACGGGGAAAAGGTTAAGGTATCATATGACAGGGAATACGGGCGCGGAGATGTCATGTTTCCGTTTGAAGGCGTCGTAAACAATCTTAAGAGAAGATACCGGGAGACTTCATCTGAATTTATCAGATCTGAAATAGAAGGTTACATGAGCATCAGGCAATGCCCGGAGTGCAAGGGGAAAAGGCTGAAAAAAGAAAGCAGGGCAGTTACAGTCGGAGGGATTTCGATATGCAGCCTCGTAGACATGTCCGTTAAGGATGAGCTGAATTTTATTAATAGTTTAGTGCTTACAGAAAGGAAAAAGATAATCTCAAAGCAGATTATAAAAGAAATAAAGGCAAGGCTTCAGTTTTTATCGGACGTTGGGCTCGATTATTTGACCCTTTCGAGGGCTGCGGGAACGCTCTCCGGAGGAGAGTCCCAGAGGATAAGGCTTGCGACGCAGATAGGTTCGGGGCTTGTGGGAGTCCTTTACATACTGGATGAACCGAGCATAGGGCTTCACCAGAAAGACAATGAAAAACTTTTAAGGTCGTTGAGGCACCTTACGGATATAGGAAATACGCTTATAGTTGTCGAGCATGACGAAGAGACGATGTATGCCGCAGATTATATCGTGGACGTAGGGCCTGGCGCCGGTGACCACGGCGGAGAGATAGTTGCGGCAGGTTCAATCGATGCGATTAAAAATTGCAAAAGGTCTATAACGGGACAATATTTAAGCGGCAGAAAAAAGATCGTCATACCCGATAAAAGGAGAAAACCAAACGGCAAGTGGGTAAAGGTTTTAAAAGCCAGGGAGAATAATCTCAAGAACATAGATGTAAGCTTTCCACTCGGGGTTTTTACCTGCGTTACGGGTGTATCCGGTTCGGGCAAAAGTACCCTTGTAAATGAAATACTTCATAAAGCTCTGGCGCATAAACTAAACGGCAGCAAAGTGAAACCCGGTGCCCATGATGGCATTCTGGGAACGGAATATCTGGATAAAGTGATTGCTATAGATCAGTCGCCGATAGGCAGGACTCCAAGATCAAATCCGGCGACATACACCGGGGTTTTCGACCATATAAGGGAGGTTTTTGCGGGGACTCCCGAGGCAAAGATGAGAGGATACAGGGCAGGAAGGTTCAGCTTTAATGTAAAGGGAGGAAGATGCGAAGCCTGCAGCGGCGATGGCATAATAAAAATAGAGATGCAGTTCTTGCCTGATGTTTATGTTCCGTGCGAAGTATGCAAGGGCAAGAGGTATAACAGGGAAACCCTTGAGGTAAAATATAAAGGTAAAAATATATCAGATGTGTTGAATATGACAGTCGAGGAAGCATTATCCTTCTTCGAGAATATACCGAGAATAGAATCAAAGCTAAAAACACTTTATGATGTGGGGCTTTCATATATTAAACTCGGTCAGCCATCCACAGAGCTTTCGGGCGGCGAAGCCCAGAGGATAAAGCTTGCGTCGGAGCTTTCGAAGAGGAGTACCGGAAAGACTATGTATATACTGGATGAACCAACGACAGGACTTCATATGGACGATGTGAACAGGCTCATATCAGTTTTGCAGAGGCTTACCGATGCAGGAAATACCGTAATTGTCATAGAACATAACCTGGATATCATAAAAAGCTGCGATTATATAATAGACCTGGGACCTGACGGAGGAGACAGGGGCGGTAATGTTATCGCCACGGGTACTCCGGAGGAGGTGGCACAGAATGCCGCATCTTATACCGGAGAGTTTTTAAAAAAGATATTGAAGGTATAGATAAACTTTTGATCTTATGGTTTTAATGCAAATGGTTGTTGGTTGCATATTCTTCATATAATTTTATGCTCCTTGCACTTGTGACTTTAGTCATGAGCGGTCCAAATGTGTGGTATAATATTTATAACAAGACTAATGATCAGGGAGAGGAGGCACACCCGCATCATTCGGGTTTAACTGCATGGCAGGGGTGTGCGCCTTATATACGGGTGGTAAATATGTTATACAGGCTAATTATCTGGATAATGAGGTTTGTGCTTTTAAGCATGATATATATCTTCCTTTATAAAGTGGTTAAAGTAATGCACAGCGATTTAAAAGGAGGAGGAAAAAGGACGGAACCGTCTGCCGGAATTGAAGTAGTCGGAGTAAATGGAGAGTGTTCGATTCCAGTTGGGGCCGTTTATCCTCTGCATCCTGTTACAGACATCGGAAGGGCGGAAGATAATAATATTGTCTTGGACAGCGTATATGTGTCGGGACACCATGCACGTATATTTCTTAAAAATAATGAGTATATCCTAAAGGATATGAAAAGTACAAATGGTACATTTTTAAACGGGAACAGGATGGAAAAACCCGAGGTCATAAAAGACGGTGATGTATTGAATATTGGCGGAATCGTATTTAAAGTAATAGATTGAACATAGGGTGTGTTCACACCCGTTAAAGTGGTAGACGGAGAAAATAAAATGGAAAAAAGTAGAAGCTATATTGAAGAAAAAAGGATACTAAGGCTCATTTATGCCATAACTTTAATAGCGTTTTTGATAATTGCTCTATACAACAAGGATTGGGGAGCGGTGCTTTTCGGGGTTTTTTTGATAGTTCTTGCATGGTACAGCCATTTTATAATAAACAAGTTTTTCCCCGATGGAGATAAATATTTGCTTGTGCTTTCGATATTCCTGTCGGATATAGGGCTCATAATGATTTACAGGATAAAGCCGATTCTTGCGGTAAAACAGCTTACGTGGTTTTCTTTAGGGATAGGAATATTCATGCTGATTGTTATACTGCTTCCGGATATTGAAAGCATAGCAAAGTTTAAATATGTATATATGGCGGTTGCCCTCTGCCTTTTAGTATTGACACAGTTTTTCGGGAGCGATATCGGGGGATCGAAGAACTGGATAGATTTAGGATTTACAAGCTTTCAGCCGTCTGAATTTGCAAAAGTATTTATAATACTTTATCTTGCATCGGTGCTTTGCAATTATAATACAAAGAAGGAACTTGTTATTCCAGGGATAGTGATAATGGTTTCTCTTATCTTGCTTGTGATGCAAAAAGATCTCGGCACGGCCATTATTTTTTTTGGCATTTCTGTGGCTATGGTTTATGTGGGAACATCCGATGCACGCTATGTGCTTATGAGTATGTTGCTTTTTTTTATAGGGGGCATAGGAAGTTTTTTCGCATTTTCGCATGTAAGGGTGAGAGTCAATATGTGGCTTAACCCATGGAGCGATCCGAACCATTACGGTTACCAGATAATACAGTCCCTATATGCAATATCATCAGGAGGTTTCCTGGGAACAGGATTATGTCTTGGCCATCCGAACTATATTCCTGCAGTTTCGACGGATCTGATATTTTCCATTATCTGCGAGGAACTTGGATTGCTTGGCGGGTTCGCTATAATCATTACTTATTTTTTGCTTATATACAGAGGGTTCAGGACTGCCATTTATGCAGAAGGCGCATTCAGCAAACTGACATCCGTCGGCATCTCGACTATGATAGGAGCGCAGGTCTTTGTGATTATAGGCGGGGTAATAAAGCTTATTCCGCTTACGGGAATAACGATGCCCTTTATCAGCTATGGCGGAAGTTCAATGATTATCAATTTTATATCTCTTGGAATACTTCAAAAAATCTCTGAATCTTATACGGCATGAGTGAGGTGGAAAAATGAAGGACGGAATAAGAAAAAATATTATTAAAATATTGATAGTTTTTTCTGCTTCTTTTGTATTGTTGATAGGATATTTATCATATTTTGAGATAAGATACGGCGAAGCCCTTGTTTCGGATCCTAAGAACAAAAGGAACATCGATAAGGA
This region includes:
- the uvrB gene encoding excinuclease ABC subunit UvrB encodes the protein MGEFKIVSSFKPQGDQPEAIKKLTESINKGNKFQTLLGVTGSGKTFTLANIIERVRKPTIVIAHNKTLAAQLCSEFKEIFPNNAVEYFVSYYDYYQPEAYVPQTDTYIEKDAAINDEIDKLRHSATSALFERRDVIIVASVSCIYGLGDPEEYNNLSLSLRVGMNKDRDEILRRLVDIQYERNDINFVRGTFRVRGDVVEIFPASQSDRAIRVEMFGDEIDRISEIDVLTGEILGERKHVIIFPASHFATSGEKLEKAISSIEIELKERLEVLRGEDKLLEAQRLEQRTKYDIEMMREVGYCSGIENYSRHMDGRRPGTPPYTLLDYFPDDYLMIIDESHVSLPQLRAMYAGDKSRKDSLVEYGFRLPSAYDNRPLKFGEFEKKINQVIFVSATPGPYEYEHSKVVAEQVIRPTGIVDPEIKIRPVKGQIDDLIGTINKVTKNGFRVLVTTLTKKMAEDLTDYLKDVGIKVKYLHSDIETIERMKIIRDLRLGTFDVLVGINLLREGLDLPEVALVAILDADKEGFLRSETSLIQTIGRAARNTQSKVIMYADTITDSMKRAMDETNRRRRIQIKFNEDHNIIPKTIKKPVFDVIEATTPVKGRNHNNARDLGRMKKDDIKQMITRLEKEMKDAAKKMEFERAAELRDVIFELKLKHGI
- the uvrA gene encoding excinuclease ABC subunit UvrA is translated as MSKNSIIIKGAREHNLKNVDLEIPRDKFIVFTGLSGSGKSSLAFDTIYAEGQRRYVESLSAYARQFLGQMDKPDVDYIEGLSPAISIDQKTTSRNPRSTVGTVTEIYDYYRLLYARIGIPHCPQCGKEITQQSVDQMADRIIGIGEGKRIQILAPVIRGRKGEHVKILEGIKKNGFVRARIDGKVRELSDEIKLEKNVKHTIEVIVDRIIIRENIRRRLVDSLETALKMGEGFVIVDVIGSKEMFFSEKFACPDCGISIEDLAPRMFSFNSPFGKCPKCDGLGTLMEMDPDLIIPDKNKSIDGGAIDVWKTFREDTWTYNVVQALAKRYDFRLDVPVKDLPQGIIDILLYGTNGEKVKVSYDREYGRGDVMFPFEGVVNNLKRRYRETSSEFIRSEIEGYMSIRQCPECKGKRLKKESRAVTVGGISICSLVDMSVKDELNFINSLVLTERKKIISKQIIKEIKARLQFLSDVGLDYLTLSRAAGTLSGGESQRIRLATQIGSGLVGVLYILDEPSIGLHQKDNEKLLRSLRHLTDIGNTLIVVEHDEETMYAADYIVDVGPGAGDHGGEIVAAGSIDAIKNCKRSITGQYLSGRKKIVIPDKRRKPNGKWVKVLKARENNLKNIDVSFPLGVFTCVTGVSGSGKSTLVNEILHKALAHKLNGSKVKPGAHDGILGTEYLDKVIAIDQSPIGRTPRSNPATYTGVFDHIREVFAGTPEAKMRGYRAGRFSFNVKGGRCEACSGDGIIKIEMQFLPDVYVPCEVCKGKRYNRETLEVKYKGKNISDVLNMTVEEALSFFENIPRIESKLKTLYDVGLSYIKLGQPSTELSGGEAQRIKLASELSKRSTGKTMYILDEPTTGLHMDDVNRLISVLQRLTDAGNTVIVIEHNLDIIKSCDYIIDLGPDGGDRGGNVIATGTPEEVAQNAASYTGEFLKKILKV
- a CDS encoding FtsW/RodA/SpoVE family cell cycle protein, which encodes MEKSRSYIEEKRILRLIYAITLIAFLIIALYNKDWGAVLFGVFLIVLAWYSHFIINKFFPDGDKYLLVLSIFLSDIGLIMIYRIKPILAVKQLTWFSLGIGIFMLIVILLPDIESIAKFKYVYMAVALCLLVLTQFFGSDIGGSKNWIDLGFTSFQPSEFAKVFIILYLASVLCNYNTKKELVIPGIVIMVSLILLVMQKDLGTAIIFFGISVAMVYVGTSDARYVLMSMLLFFIGGIGSFFAFSHVRVRVNMWLNPWSDPNHYGYQIIQSLYAISSGGFLGTGLCLGHPNYIPAVSTDLIFSIICEELGLLGGFAIIITYFLLIYRGFRTAIYAEGAFSKLTSVGISTMIGAQVFVIIGGVIKLIPLTGITMPFISYGGSSMIINFISLGILQKISESYTA
- a CDS encoding FHA domain-containing protein, with translation MLYRLIIWIMRFVLLSMIYIFLYKVVKVMHSDLKGGGKRTEPSAGIEVVGVNGECSIPVGAVYPLHPVTDIGRAEDNNIVLDSVYVSGHHARIFLKNNEYILKDMKSTNGTFLNGNRMEKPEVIKDGDVLNIGGIVFKVID